The genome window AGGTTATTTGGCCTTGTATGAAAAGGAACCAGAGCGCATTGTGAAAATCGATGCCAGTCAATCCTTTGAAGCAGTCTTTGCAGATGTCTTGGCTGTTTTAGAAAATCGCTTGGGGATATTGAAATGAAGCTAGAAGAGATCCAACAGCTCCAGCCAGAATTGGTGGAGCGCTTCACCCAGATCTTAGAACACAAACAGCTCAGTCATGCTTATCTCTTTACGGGTTCTTTTGCCAGTTTTGAGATGGCTCTCTTGCTAGCTCAGAGTCAATTTTGCGAAGATTTGCAGGGAGTCTGGCCTTGTGGCAAATGCCGTTCCTGCCGCTTGATTGCAGAAGAAGAATTCTCAGATGTAAAGATCGTGCGTCCGGTCAACCAGATCATTAAGACGGACCGTATTCGCTCGCTCGTTCAAGACTTTTCTCAATCAGGGTTTGAAGGAAGTCGGCAGGTCTTTATCGTCCAAGATGCGGATAAGATGCATACCAATGCGGCCAACTCTCTTTTAAAAGTCATGGAAGACCCCCAGAGTGAGATCTATCTCTTCTTGTTGACATCCGATGAAAACTTGATCTTACCGACTATCAAGAGTCGGGCCCAGCAGGTCCATTTTCCTAAAAAGCAAGCCTACCTAACTAAACTGCTAGAAAAAGAAGGCTTGATCAAATCACAGGCAAATTTAGTAGCTCGTTTTAGTTTTAGTCTCGAAGAAGCAGAGCAGCAAAAAAAGAATGCTACGTTTTTTGAACTGGCAAAAGTTTGTGATCAGTTCATCGAACGGTGTCAATCCAATTTGAATCGTGCTTATTTGGAAGTGACCCGTTTAGTGAGCCTAGCAGATGATAAGGAAAAACAAAGCCAGGCCTTTCGTTTGATGGAGTTGGCTTTAGAAGAGCAGTTGCGCTTGAGTAGATCCCAGCAGTTGCTTGATAAATTGAGTCTTGCTCGCAGGATGTGGAAGGCCAATGTTTCTTTTCAAAATGCTCTAGAATATATGGTGTTGAGCTTAGAAAGTTAAGGAGTCAGAATGAATAAAAAAGAATTATTTGATGCTTTAGACGGCTTTTCTCAGAATTTGTTGGTCACCTTGGCTGAAGTCGAAGCCATCAAGAAAAATTTGAAACAAGTCATCGAAGAAAATACAGCTCTTCGCTTAGAAAATGATAAATTGAGAGAGCGTTTGGGGGAAGTGGAGAAGACTTCATCCGCAAAGTCACAACACCATGGTCGTGAAAATTTGCAACGTATTTACAACGATGGTTTTCATATCTGCACTTATTCCTACGGTCAACGCCGTGAGAACGATGAAGAGTGTATGTTTTGTGACGAGTTGTTATTTAGGGAGTAAGCATGCAGATCCAACGAAGTTTTAAAGGGGAAAAGAAAACAGGGGTGCTTTACCTGGTCCCAACACCGATCGGCAATCGGGAGGATATGAGTTACCGCATGGTCCAGACCTTAAAGGATGTCGACTTGATCGCAGCTGAGGATACTAGAAATACAGGCCTCTTGCTCAAGCATTTTGAGATTGCGACACCCCAGACTAGCTTTCATGAGCACAATGCCATGGAGAAAATTCCAGATCTGATCGCCCATTTAGAATCAGGAAAGGATGTGGCACAAGTCTCAGATGCAGGACTCCCTAGTATTTCTGACCCCGGTCATGATCTGGTCAAGGCAGCGATTGAACGAGAGATTCCTGTCGTAGCTGTGCCTGGTCCTAGTGCGGGTATAACGGGTTTGATTGCCAGTGGTCTAGCCCCTCAACCTCATATTTTTTATGGATTTCTGCCTCGCAAAGAGGGGCAACAGAAGGCCTTTTTCCAAGAAAAAGTGGCCTATCCTGAGACTCAGATCTTTTATGAGTCTCCCCATCGAGTGAAGGCAACCTTAGAGAATATGTTGGCTGTCTATGGGGATCGTCCTGTCGTCCTGGTTCGTGAATTAACCAAAATCTACGAGGAATATACTCGCGGCAGTATTTCTGAGTTAGTCGCATTTCTTGAAGAAAATCCCCTCAAAGGGGAGTGCCTCCTGATCGTCGAAGGAGCCAAGGAAGAAGAGCTAGACCTAGAAGAGGTCGACTTGATCCAAGAGATCGATACCTTGGTCCAAGAGGGCATGAAGAAAAATCAAGCAATTAAACAGGTCGCCAAACAATACGGCCTGCAAAAGAGTGAGCTCTATGCTCGTTACCATCAAGACTAGGAAAGGTTGGAAGCAGGATGGAAATTAGAATGGCTTATCCCAACGAGATTAAGCGAATTATGGAAATCATCCAAGATGCCAAGGAAAGCCTGGCTCAAAGACAGGTCGACCAGTGGCAGGATGGCTATCCAGATGAAGAGATCATTTTTGCGGATATTCTAGAAAGTCGTGGCTATGTGGCCGTTGAAGATCAGGAAGTCGTGGCCTATGCAGCTGTCTACAAGGGCAACGAAGCGGCCTATAATGAGATTTACGATGGCAAGTGGGAGCATGACAACTATATGTATGTCACTTTTCACCGCGTCGCTGTAGCCAAAGAAGCTGCTGGCAAAGGGGTGGCTCAGACCTTCCTTCAAGGTTTAATCGAAGGAGAAAAAGGGCCAGATTTCCGTTGCGATACGCACCCGGATAATCTGGTCATGCAACATTTGCTTGAAAAATTGGGCTACCATTATTGTGGGAAGGTCCCTATTGATGGAGTCCGTCTGGCTTATCAAAAGATCAAACGAAAAGCAGAAACTAGTCTATTCCAAGTGGTCTCAGAAGAAGATCGCTGGGACCAAAGAGCAGAAGCGGCCTACAATGACTCTCTATCTTAAACAATTTTATGAAAGTCCTATGGGGCTTCTTTCGATCATTGTCAGTGAGGAAGGCCTTGTAGAGCTTGATTTTTATGATCCGAAAGAGGATGCGCCTGATCCCTATGGGGCGCTGGAGCAGGTCCATCCCTACCATGAGAAGGTGAAGGAGTGGTTGGACCATTATTTTGCGGGAGATCCAATCCCTATCAGCTTTCCACTAGCGCCACAAGGAACAGCCTTTCAAGAGCGAGTGTGGCAGTTATTGCGAGAGATCCCATATGGTGAGACCAAGACCTATGGCCAACTTGCCCAGGATCTTTCTTGTGGTTCAGCCCAGGCCGTGGGACAGGCTGTTGGACGCAATCCCTTGACGATCTTAGTCCCTTGTCACCGCGTGATGGGAAAAGATGGACAACTGACGGGCTATGCGTCTGGACTCGATCGCAAACGCTGGCTCTTACACCATGAAGGAATTATCTGGAAGGAGAAATAAAATCGATGTATACCTTTATTGAATACCCAAAATGTTCGACTTGTCGAAAGGCTAAATCAGAATTGGACGGTCTCCAATGTGAGTTTCAAAGCCAAAATATTGTCACAGAAACACCTACTAGCAAAGAATTGCAAGACTGGATGGCAGCGTCTGGCCTACCGATCAAGTCTTTCTTTAATACTAGCGGGATGAAATACCGGGAACTCGGTTTGAAAGATAAGGTGGATCAACTGACAGTGAAAGAAGCGGCGGATCTCCTTTCTTCAGACGGTATGCTAATCAAGCGGCCTCTGCTTGTCAAAGACGGAAAAGTGGTTCAAGTGGGCTACCGGAAACCATACGCAGACTTAGGTTTGTAAAAGAAAAGGGAGTTGGATTTTCTTCAGATCTATAATAAAGGTATGCCAGAAGCTTTCCTTGGGTGAGTACGGACGTCAGCGAACTTCAAAGAAGTTCCATGACTTAGTTTTGAGCCTAAGGTCTCAAAACTCCCGAGTGCTAGAAACAATAATGTTTCTAGCACTTTTCTCACGGCGGAAAGTTTCGGTATATTCTTTATGAGATTCATAAGTTAGAACTTATTTTGATTTCTTGACAAAATCGCGTAACCTATCTTACTTATAATTTATTTATATATATTCTAAAGGGAGTTGGGCTCCCTTTTCATTTTGCAGTGAAGATGATATAATCATACGAGTGAAATCAATGAAAGAGAGTCAAGCATGAGTATTTTAGAAGTGAAAAATTTGAGTCACGGTTTTGGGGATCGGGCGATTTTTGAGGATGTGTCCTTCCGTTTGCTAAAAGGAGAGCATATCGGTCTTGTCGGGGCCAATGGTGAGGGGAAATCGACCTTCATGAGCATCGTGACTGGTAAAATGCAACCTGACGAAGGAAAGGTGGAGTGGTCTAAGTATGTGACGGCAGGTTACCTGGATCAGCATTCGGTCTTAGAAGAAGGACAAACGGTTCGCGATGTCTTACGGACCGCTTTTGATGAGTTGTTCACAGCTGAAGCTCGCATCAATGACCTCTATATGGCCATGGCAGAAGACGGAGCCGATGTCGATGCTCTGATGGAAGAAGTAGGAGAACTTCAAGAGCGTCTAGAAAGCCGTGATTTTTATACCTTGGATGCCAAGATTGATGAAGTAGCCCGGGCTCTTGGGGTCATGGACTTTGGCATGGAGACGGATGTGACGGCCCTTTCAGGTGGGCAGCGGACCAAGGTCCTTTTGGCTAAATTGCTCCTTGAAAAACCAGATATCCTTCTCTTGGATGAGCCAACCAACTACTTGGATGCAGAGCACATCGATTGGCTCAAACGCTACTTGCAGAACTATGAAAATGCCTTTGTCCTCATTTCCCACGACATTCCATTCTTGAACGATGTGATCAATATCGTCTACCATGTGGAAAATCAGCAGTTAACCCGCTATTCCGGAGACTACTACCAATTCCTTGAAGTCTATGAAATGAAGAAATCGCAATTGGAAGCGGCTTATGAGCGCCAGCAAAAAGAGATTGCTGATTTGAAAGATTTCGTAGCCCGCAATAAGGCGCGTGTGGCTACACGGAATATGGCCATGTCTCGTCAGAAGAAGCTGGACAAGATGGAACTCATTGAGTTGCAAAGCGAGAAACCAAAGCCATCCTTTGAATTTAAAAATGCTCGGACTCCTGGACGCTTTATCTTCCAGGCTAAGGATCTTCAGATTGGCTATGATCGTCCTTTGACCAAGCCTTTGAACCTAACGTTTGAACGCAATCAAAAGGTAGCCATCATCGGAGCCAACGGGATCGGGAAAACCACTCTCTTGAAGAGCTTGCTGGGAATCATCCCAACAATCGCTGGAGAAGTCGAGCGTGGAGATTACCTAGAGCTTGGTTACTTCGAGCAAGAGGTCGAAGGTGGCAATCGTCAAACACCACTAGAAGCAGTCTGGAATGCCTTTCCGGCTCTCAACCAAGCAGAAGTCCGTGCCGCCCTTGCCCGCTGTGGCTTGACGACCAAACACATCGAGAGCCAAATCCAGGTGTTATCCGGTGGGGAGCAAGCTAAGGTACGCTTCTGTCTCTTGATGAACCGTGAAAACAATGTCTTGGTACTAGACGAACCAACCAACCACTTGGATGTGGATGCCAAAGATGAATTGAAACGGGCTCTGAAAGAGTACAAGGGATCGATTCTCATGGTTTGCCACGAGCCAGACTTCTATGAAGGCTGGATGGATCAAATCTGGGACTTTAATGAATTGACGTAAAGACAAAGAGAGAAACTTGTCTCGCTTTTTAGAATGAAGAAATTTTGTTGTTTACATAAAGCGGCATAACTAATTCAAAAAATCTAAATGATTCTATTTTTAAATTTAGTCAAGTAATGACCGAAACATTCCGCAGTGAGAAAAGTGCCTGAAACAGATTTGTTTCAGGCACACGGAATTATTGAGACCTTAGGCTCAATAATTAGTCATGGAACTTCGCAGAAGTTCGCTGACGTCCGTACTCACCTAAGGAAAGTTTCTAAGAAAAATTTACATTTGATAGAAAAAGAGAACCGTTTGGTTCTCTTTTCATTATTTCTTGAAATTATAGTCTTTTAAGATCTCGATTTTTTCAATCTTGATGTCTATTTTTGGTTTGTCCTTATCATCAGTTTCGGCAGAGGCGATTTTATCGACCACATCCATGCCATCGATGACTTGTCCAAAGACAGTGTAGTTGCCACCATCAAGGGTTGGATTTCCACCATTTTTATAAGCATCGATGATCTTAGCTGGGAAGCGGTCAGTCGGGAGCTTGCTAGAAATATCATCCTTATTTTGGTTGATATAGAATTGACTACCATTGGTATTTGGACCAGAATTGGCCATGGCAAGGGCTCCACGAAGGTTGTAAAGGTATGGAGAATACTCATTCTCAAAACCAGTACCTGAATCTTTGGATTTGTCTTTGCCCTTCCAGATGGACTCGCCACCCGTACCGTCTCCCTTAGGATCCCCAGTTTGGATCATAAAGTTGTTAATAACACGGTGGAAGAGTAAGCCATTGTAGTAGCCTTCTTTTGCGTGGGTCAAGAAGTTTTCAACTGCAAGGGGCGCATATTTAGGGAAGAGCTTCACAGTGATGTCGCCTTCAGTTGTCGTGATTTTAACCTCTGCTTCGTCTTCAGCCACATCAGTTGAGAGTTGTGGGAAGACAGCATTTTCATTGGTCATGGCATCGTTAAAATCTTTGCGCAGTTGTTCTAATTTTTTTTGTTCTTCTTCAATTTTCTTTTGATCTTTTTCACTAGAGCTAGAAGTTGCTGTCTGCTCTGTCTTTTCTTTGCTTGAGCTTGAAGCGTTAGTGTCTGTCTTATTGGACGAACAAGCTGTCAAAGCCAAGCCGGAAAATAATAGTAGTGCGATTAATTTTTTCATATTCTTCCTTTCCAACATAGTTGTCTTTTTCTATTGTACCTTAATTTTGCGATACTTTCAAATCTGGACGGGATTCTCTATTTTCTGAGGTTGTTTCAAGACCGATAACATTTGATAAATCACTAATTAAGAAGGAAGTTGCGTATAGATGGAAAATTCGGTATGATGGGAGATATGTTAATTTGTTTGAAAATGAACGAATTCCCTCAAAAACCGTATCATGAATAGGAGGCTACAAATTGGATTATAAAACTCTACGCAAAAACTATAGACTCTATATTAGATCTGCAGGCTTGTTAGCAATGCTTCTGATCTTTTGCATTGGATTAGTGGTCAGGGATAATCTTCTTCAGACTGCTGGCGTTTTATTGGTTATTGCATGCTTGATTTTATTCATCCAATTGCTCAAGAAAAGCTACACCAACAAGTGCAACACCTTGCTCCGTGTAGACTTAGATTTAGCTTTTTGGCAGCAATACCTTCAGTTGAACAAGAATGTGAAAAAAGCTATTTCACAGATAGATATTAAGCTGACATCGGTTGCCTATTCTTTTATGATGGGAGATTTTGATACTGTCATAAAAGAAGCTAGGGAAGCACTTAGTCGGACGGATTATCCGCAGAAATATAAAAACTTTTTTGAAAGTTATCTCATGCGATCAACTGTCCTGACAGATCCTGATTTGTCTAGAGGAGAACTGGAGGGTCGGTTGAATGAATTGACTATCACAGACCCGACACTGGCTGAGAAAACAAGAAAGGTCTGTCTTGCCCTTTATGATTTAACCATTGCGCACCAAAGTAATGACTATTTCGAAGATTTAAGCAATGATTTCAAGTACCAGCAGTTGGAAATTATCTACTACCAAGCCTTGAATGCTACTCTTAAAGGCGATCAGCACAGAGCCAATGATCTCTTTCGCAAGTTAGTCTCAGAAGATGAGTTGCTCTATATCGTTCGAAAGGCTAAGCAATACTTGAAGGATGAAGGCAGTCATCTGTAAATCCTCCAATCAAAATAGAGATTAATTGAAAGAGCCTGAACAAACACAAGGAATTATTAAAAAATGAATAAGAATTTTAACGAGATGTCGTTTGATGAATTGAAATGTTACCGCAGGGAAGGTCTATGGAGATCTTTGGGACTATTACTAGTCATTATTTTAGTGATTGTGGGAATGGTCTTGATGGAAGTGAACCATGTTTCTCCTTCCAATCAGAATCGTTTTCGAGTTATTGGTTTGACCACGGTCATTGCGCTCTTTGGCTACCTGATGCCTCTGATGGCAGCAAATCGTGTGATGCGAGACCATCCGGATTGGGTCAAGAAATCGGGGATCCGAGCGAAGATTCCCTTGCCGATGGCTTGGCATGTTAAAAGACTTTGCGTTCTTGGAGCGGGTCTATTGGTGATTGGAGTAGGATTTGCTTCGTCATTCAAACCACAAGTCCAGCAGACAAATGTACAAGATCAAATCGATATCATTCAAATGGATAACGAATTGGAAAGAGAGCAAAAGGTCGATCAAGTTCTAGATACCATCACACCGGAGGATAAAAAATCTGAATAAGATCCATTTTGGAATTTGAACATCATTGAATATCGTTCTAAACAGCTCTAAAGAACAGTGCCCACTCGGTGCTGTTTTTCTGCTT of Streptococcus sp. S5 contains these proteins:
- a CDS encoding DNA polymerase III subunit delta' is translated as MKLEEIQQLQPELVERFTQILEHKQLSHAYLFTGSFASFEMALLLAQSQFCEDLQGVWPCGKCRSCRLIAEEEFSDVKIVRPVNQIIKTDRIRSLVQDFSQSGFEGSRQVFIVQDADKMHTNAANSLLKVMEDPQSEIYLFLLTSDENLILPTIKSRAQQVHFPKKQAYLTKLLEKEGLIKSQANLVARFSFSLEEAEQQKKNATFFELAKVCDQFIERCQSNLNRAYLEVTRLVSLADDKEKQSQAFRLMELALEEQLRLSRSQQLLDKLSLARRMWKANVSFQNALEYMVLSLES
- the yabA gene encoding DNA replication initiation control protein YabA yields the protein MNKKELFDALDGFSQNLLVTLAEVEAIKKNLKQVIEENTALRLENDKLRERLGEVEKTSSAKSQHHGRENLQRIYNDGFHICTYSYGQRRENDEECMFCDELLFRE
- the rsmI gene encoding 16S rRNA (cytidine(1402)-2'-O)-methyltransferase translates to MQIQRSFKGEKKTGVLYLVPTPIGNREDMSYRMVQTLKDVDLIAAEDTRNTGLLLKHFEIATPQTSFHEHNAMEKIPDLIAHLESGKDVAQVSDAGLPSISDPGHDLVKAAIEREIPVVAVPGPSAGITGLIASGLAPQPHIFYGFLPRKEGQQKAFFQEKVAYPETQIFYESPHRVKATLENMLAVYGDRPVVLVRELTKIYEEYTRGSISELVAFLEENPLKGECLLIVEGAKEEELDLEEVDLIQEIDTLVQEGMKKNQAIKQVAKQYGLQKSELYARYHQD
- a CDS encoding GNAT family N-acetyltransferase, coding for MEIRMAYPNEIKRIMEIIQDAKESLAQRQVDQWQDGYPDEEIIFADILESRGYVAVEDQEVVAYAAVYKGNEAAYNEIYDGKWEHDNYMYVTFHRVAVAKEAAGKGVAQTFLQGLIEGEKGPDFRCDTHPDNLVMQHLLEKLGYHYCGKVPIDGVRLAYQKIKRKAETSLFQVVSEEDRWDQRAEAAYNDSLS
- a CDS encoding methylated-DNA--[protein]-cysteine S-methyltransferase: MTLYLKQFYESPMGLLSIIVSEEGLVELDFYDPKEDAPDPYGALEQVHPYHEKVKEWLDHYFAGDPIPISFPLAPQGTAFQERVWQLLREIPYGETKTYGQLAQDLSCGSAQAVGQAVGRNPLTILVPCHRVMGKDGQLTGYASGLDRKRWLLHHEGIIWKEK
- a CDS encoding arsenate reductase family protein, producing MYTFIEYPKCSTCRKAKSELDGLQCEFQSQNIVTETPTSKELQDWMAASGLPIKSFFNTSGMKYRELGLKDKVDQLTVKEAADLLSSDGMLIKRPLLVKDGKVVQVGYRKPYADLGL
- a CDS encoding ABC-F family ATP-binding cassette domain-containing protein; amino-acid sequence: MSILEVKNLSHGFGDRAIFEDVSFRLLKGEHIGLVGANGEGKSTFMSIVTGKMQPDEGKVEWSKYVTAGYLDQHSVLEEGQTVRDVLRTAFDELFTAEARINDLYMAMAEDGADVDALMEEVGELQERLESRDFYTLDAKIDEVARALGVMDFGMETDVTALSGGQRTKVLLAKLLLEKPDILLLDEPTNYLDAEHIDWLKRYLQNYENAFVLISHDIPFLNDVINIVYHVENQQLTRYSGDYYQFLEVYEMKKSQLEAAYERQQKEIADLKDFVARNKARVATRNMAMSRQKKLDKMELIELQSEKPKPSFEFKNARTPGRFIFQAKDLQIGYDRPLTKPLNLTFERNQKVAIIGANGIGKTTLLKSLLGIIPTIAGEVERGDYLELGYFEQEVEGGNRQTPLEAVWNAFPALNQAEVRAALARCGLTTKHIESQIQVLSGGEQAKVRFCLLMNRENNVLVLDEPTNHLDVDAKDELKRALKEYKGSILMVCHEPDFYEGWMDQIWDFNELT
- a CDS encoding peptidylprolyl isomerase, yielding MKKLIALLLFSGLALTACSSNKTDTNASSSSKEKTEQTATSSSSEKDQKKIEEEQKKLEQLRKDFNDAMTNENAVFPQLSTDVAEDEAEVKITTTEGDITVKLFPKYAPLAVENFLTHAKEGYYNGLLFHRVINNFMIQTGDPKGDGTGGESIWKGKDKSKDSGTGFENEYSPYLYNLRGALAMANSGPNTNGSQFYINQNKDDISSKLPTDRFPAKIIDAYKNGGNPTLDGGNYTVFGQVIDGMDVVDKIASAETDDKDKPKIDIKIEKIEILKDYNFKK